The Salmonella enterica subsp. houtenae serovar Houten genome has a segment encoding these proteins:
- the yrfE gene encoding NUDIX hydrolase: MTTDFTAKILTMSKSLQKPTILKVETVAQSRLFNVESVDLEFSNGVRRVYERMRPSTREAVMIVPIVDEHLILIREYAVGTESYELGFSKGLIDPGETVFEAANRELKEEVGFGAHNLTFLKKLSMAPSYFSSKMNIVVAEDLYPESLEGDEPEPLPQVRWPLAHLMDLLEDPDFNEARNVSALFLVREWLKTQGRVT, translated from the coding sequence ATGACCACAGATTTCACTGCAAAGATTCTCACAATGAGCAAATCATTACAAAAACCCACCATTCTGAAAGTGGAAACCGTCGCACAATCCCGACTGTTTAATGTAGAAAGTGTGGATCTGGAGTTCAGCAACGGCGTGCGTCGCGTGTATGAACGTATGCGACCATCAACCCGTGAGGCGGTAATGATTGTGCCGATCGTTGATGAGCATCTGATTCTTATTCGTGAATATGCGGTGGGAACCGAATCCTATGAGCTGGGCTTCTCTAAAGGATTGATTGATCCAGGCGAGACCGTTTTTGAAGCGGCGAACCGGGAGCTCAAAGAGGAGGTCGGGTTTGGCGCGCATAACCTGACATTCTTAAAAAAACTCAGCATGGCGCCCTCTTATTTTTCCAGCAAAATGAATATTGTGGTGGCGGAAGATCTCTATCCGGAGTCGCTGGAAGGCGACGAGCCTGAGCCATTGCCGCAGGTACGCTGGCCGCTGGCGCACCTCATGGATCTGCTGGAAGACCCCGATTTCAATGAAGCTCGCAATGTCAGCGCGCTGTTTCTGGTGCGCGAGTGGCTGAAAACGCAGGGACGGGTTACCTGA